The following are from one region of the Silene latifolia isolate original U9 population chromosome 9, ASM4854445v1, whole genome shotgun sequence genome:
- the LOC141600497 gene encoding F-box/kelch-repeat protein At3g06240-like → MVSSRTIPDEIILEILLRLPVKSILRFNTLSKHYYSLIRSQFFIDRHLDLVRLTNRLNDRLIESPMQHYLRLFNRRSSPRFRSLESSSCLHNIYSKLEIIGPIDGLYCVVDRNSELLGRGISLWNPATSEEYILPLLPATAKHFVYPCRLGCGFGYDQETNSYKIVTIYPSFLNMNKSMLSMYVFDVSERTWRYYNEEHHDILPSSIITFGGVFFHGACHWIGSPIRLTVDPFPIYKILALDMSMESSRVISLPDVEVTFARSNLSIVTLNGCLALIHSPEYAINEIISFSVWVMAEYGGVESWSMMYRVSLPHGIVGRSLGIFGNRFYVGEGEEGWIASYDLDSKDVERYGLCCSICSFLPYEESLVRIISS, encoded by the coding sequence ATGGTCTCCAGTCGAACTATTCCGGACGAAATAATTTTAGAAATACTACTAAGACTCCCTGTAAAATCAATTTTAAGATTCAATACACTGTCAAAGCATTATTACTCCCTTATTCGTAGCCAATTCTTTATCGATCGCCACCTTGATCTTGTTCGATTAACCAACCGACTCAATGATCGCTTGATTGAAAGTCCAATGCAACACTACTTACGTCTTTTTAACCGGAGATCGTCACCCCGTTTCAGGTCCTTGGAAAGCTCATCTTGTCTCCATAATATTTATAGCAAGCTCGAGATCATAGGCCCCATTGATGGATTGTACTGTGTTGTTGATCGCAATAGTGAGTTGCTTGGGCGTGGCATCAGTTTATGGAATCCCGCTACTTCGGAGGAATAcattcttcctcttcttccaGCAACCGCTAAGCACTTTGTCTATCCATGTCGTTTGGGTTGTGGGTTTGGGTATGATCAGGAGACAAATAGCTACAAGATTGTTACAATTTACCCGTCCTTCTTAAATATGAACAAAAGCATGTTGTCTATGTACGTCTTCGATGTAAGCGAGAGGACATGGAGATATTATAATGAAGAGCACCACGATATACTCCCATCGAGCATCATAACCTTTGGTGGAGTCTTTTTTCATGGGGCTTGTCATTGGATAGGCAGCCCTATTCGATTAACGGTGGATCCCTTTCCGATTTATAAAATTCTTGCATTGGACATGTCAATGGAATCGAGTAGAGTTATATCATTACCTGACGTTGAAGTTACATTTGCACGGTCTAATTTGTCGATTGTCACACTAAATGGATGTTTGGCTTTGATTCATTCCCCTGAATACGCTATTAATGAAATCATTTCGTTCAGTGTGTGGGTCATGGCGGAGTATGGTGGTGTTGAATCATGGTCAATGATGTACCGAGTTTCACTACCACATGGGATCGTTGGTCGATCTTTGGGCATTTTTGGGAATCGGTTTTATGTTGGTGAAGGTGAGGAGGGATGGATAGCTTCATATGATCTCGATTCCAAAGATGTTGAACGCTATGGTCTTTGCTGCAGCATTTGTAGTTTTCTGCCTTACGAGGAATCCCTTGTACGCATCATCTCATCATAG